In Tachysurus vachellii isolate PV-2020 chromosome 12, HZAU_Pvac_v1, whole genome shotgun sequence, the following are encoded in one genomic region:
- the anxa1a gene encoding annexin A1a, translated as MSFISEFLKQTVYMGVPDDIGCQGTIQPFPQFNPAGDATTLDHAIKTKGVDEDTIISVLVKRTNEQRQQIKAAYQKAIGKPLDTALVKALNGELEDVVLALLRTPAQYDAQQLKLAMKGLGTDEDTLIEILASRTNKEIRDIKTAYKEEFKKDLEADIKSDTSGYFKDCLLALCKATRSEDKTVQESLADKDARDIYEAGEKRKGTDCSVFINILTSRSAPQLRKVFDCYSKYSKVDVAKAIDLELKGDIESLLLAIVKCAGSKPAYFAEKLNLAMKGSGYKGKILTRIMVSRSEIDMAQIKNEYKKKYGKTLYKDILDDTKGDYEKILLALCGSDQ; from the exons ATGTCTTTCATCAGTGAGTTTCTTAAGCAgactgtgtatatgggtgtgccTGATGACATT ggttgtCAGGGGACTATTCAACCGTTCCCCCAGTTTAACCCAGCCGGGGATGCGACCACTCTGGACCATGCCATCAAGACAAAGG GTGTAGACGAGGACACAATCATCAGTGTTCTTGTGAAGAGGACCAATGAACAGAGACAGCAGATCAAAGCTGCGTATCAGAAGGCCATTGGCAAG CCCCTTGATACAGCTCTGGTAAAAGCACTAAATGGTGAACTGGAGGATGTGGTACTGGCTTTGCTCAGGACTCCAGCTCAGTATGATGCCCAGCAGCTCAAACTGGCCATGAAG GGCTTGGGCACAGATGAGGACACCTTGATTGAAATTTTGGCCTCCAGAACTAATAAGGAGATCCGAGACATCAAGACTGCCTACAAGGAGG aatTCAAGAAGGACCTGGAGGCTGACATTAAATCTGATACAAGTGGATACTTTAAAGATTGCCTTCTGGCTCTCTGCAAG GCTACCAGAAGTGAAGACAAAACCGTGCAAGAGAGTCTGGCAGACAAAGATGCCAGG gACATCTATGAagcaggagagaagaggaaaggcacAGACTGCTCCGTGTTCATCAACATCCTGACCAGCAGGAGTGCTCCTCAGCTCAGAAAAG TGTTTGACTGCTATTCCAAGTACAGCAAAGTGGATGTGGCCAAAGCAATCGACCTGGAGCTGAAGGGAGACATCGAGAGCCTTTTGCTTGCCATTG TGAAATGCGCCGGAAGCAAGCCTGCTTACTTTGCTGAAAAACTCAACCTGGCAATGAAG GGTTCTGGCTACAAAGGAAAGATCCTGACCCGCATCATGGTGAGCCGCTCAGAGATTGACATGGCACAGATCAAGAATGAATACAAGAAGAAATATGGAAAGACTCTCTACAAGGACATTCTG GACGACACCAAAGGTGACTACGAGAAGATCCTGCTGGCATTGTGTGGAAGCGACCAGTAA